The following are encoded in a window of Podospora pseudoanserina strain CBS 124.78 chromosome 6, whole genome shotgun sequence genomic DNA:
- a CDS encoding hypothetical protein (COG:I; EggNog:ENOG503Q4VY; MEROPS:MER0030934), whose protein sequence is MSDLHLDSPGHETCTKPSASKMRWSTTIIFLATALAPGAQCLFTGGGLTILSQNNLDGAENDKSAAILINQPSPNYAAAMACQLLGEETWDPKKSKFTTTLARSLPYQAYLGVVPRDQLYWVSKSNPNADKCRAIDATGKTRNVDCSTELPTLCSQSARVSNQTVDDTQSNWQVQQFVGSKLVTGYRDLHAWKFRGLRFADPPRRFTYSKVANYGEDGEIDATKAGADCSQPIGEVTSGSSEDCLFANVWTPYLPRMAGQDAKKQLKPVMLYLYGGGLTSGSGKNPNTDGTNLASRGDVVVVSVNYRVGSLGFLNLNDDVHKGNYAISDMITALEWVNKYIKYFGGDPNKVTLFGESAGALGTHVVLSSPKAKGLFHRAILQSNPDGYPSPERPVTPAIFYDTLAHNFETTTKNVLKDAGCLDAKDKVACLGKLSGFDLVNLPTNAYGIVQDGLYLTTPTLNFTSTLASKIPVMLGITRDEVGVMIDDPPAPNATFIQYFNTVAQKHFGLPANSTSLFSLPASTLALQNNEAAILNSTISLLSSLIFTCPSLAKAYSASRHGTFKDTYYFVFNRTYQMPGYSRDWCRPPSTNGYPKGILDMEYYKCHAGEQMIVFGTEARGGLPDRDGNDFAFERLVVDYWGAFARWGKPEFGKGYLEVRGFEGTRREVERLGRWEGVDWRRPKARVLQWGGRGGMVGFGELSGLCASLGVELTVLEG, encoded by the exons ATGTCAgacctccacctcgactcACCCGGCCACGAAACCTGTACCAAGCCATCAGCTTCAAAGATGCGTTGGTCAACGACAATCATATTTCTGGCCACGGCTCTGGCCCCAGGGGCACAGTGTCTGTTCACCGGGGGTGGTTTGACCATACTGTCACAGAACAATCTTGACG GTGCCGAAAATGACAAGTCcgccgccatcctcatcaaccagcCCAGTCCCAACTAtgccgccgccatggcctGTCAGCTGCTCGGAGAAGAGACATGGGACCCTAAGAAGTCTAAATTCACCACCACGTTGGCGAGATCATTGCCCTATCAAGCATACCTTGGAGTGGTCCCACGGGACCAGCTCTACTGGGTTTCCAAGAGCAACCCCAACGCTGATAAGTGTCGGGCCATTGATGCCACAGGCAAGACTCGCAATGTTGATTGCTCCACCGAGTTACCTACCCTCTGTTCCCAGTCAGCCCGAGTGTCCAACCAGACCGTCGATGACACCCAATCCAACTGGCAAGTCCAGCAGTTTGTTGGTTCGAAACTGGTGACCGGTTACCGCGACCTACACGCCTGGAAGTTCCGCGGCCTGCGCTTTGCCGACCCACCGAGGCGGTTCACCTACTCCAAAGTCGCCAATTACGGAGAGGACGGCGAGATTGACGCCACCAAGGCCGGAGCAGACTGCTCGCAACCCATCGGCGAAGTCACCAGTGGCAGCAGCGAGGACTGCCTGTTTGCCAATGTCTGGACGCCTTACCTGCCGCGTATGGCTGGCCAAGATGCCAAGAAACAGTTGAAGCCTGTCATGCTATATCTCTACGGCGGAGGCTTGACATCCGGTTCTGGAAAGAATCCAAACACGGATGGAACCAACCTTGCCTCGAGGGGCGATGTCGTGGTGGTGTCTGTCAACTACCGCGTCGGCTCGCTTGGTTTCTTGAACCTGAATGATGATGTCCACAAGGGAAACTACGCCATCTCAGACATGATTACTGCCTTGGAGTGGGTCAACAAGTACATCAAGTACTTTGGCGGTGACCCGAACAAAGTGACCTTATTCGGAGAGTCTGCCGGTGCTTTGGGCACTCATGTCGTCCTCAGTTCGCCAAAGGCAAAGGGCCTATTTCACCGTGCTATCCTACAATCCAACCCAGATGGATACCCAAGCCCGGAAAGGCCTGTCACCCCTGCCATTTTCTACGACACACTGGCCCACAATTTTGAGACGACCACCAAGAACGTGTTGAAAGACGCCGGCTGTTTGGATGCAAAAGACAAAGTTGCCTGTCTCGGAAAGCTAAGCGGCTTCGACCTCGTCAACCTGCCGACCAACGCCTA CGGTATCGTCCAAGACGGTCTCTACCTCACCACTCCAACCCTCAACTTCACCTCCACTCTGGCCTCCAAGATTCCCGTCATGCTAGGCATCACCCGCGACGAAGTCGGCGTCATGATTGACGACCCCCCGGCCCCCAACGCAACCTTCATCCAGTACTTCAACACCGTCGCCCAGAAGCACTTTGGCCTCCCCGCCAACTCCACCTCTTTGTTCTCCCTCCCGGCGAGCACTCTCGCCCTCCAAAACAACGAAGCCGCCATACTCAACAGCACCATCTCCCTTCTCTCCTCGTTAATCTTcacctgcccctccctcgccaaagccTATAGCGCCTCCCGCCACGGCACCTTCAAAGACACGTACTATTTTGTCTTCAACCGGACCTACCAGATGCCGGGATACTCCCGTGATTGGTGTCGACCTCCTAGCACCAACGGGTACCCTAAGGGGATTTTGGATATGGAGTACTACAAGTGTCATGCGGGGGAGCAAATGATTGTTTTTGGGACAGAGGCTAGGGGAGGGTTGCCGGATAGGGATGGTAACGACTTTGCTTTTGAgcggttggtggttgattaCTGGGGGGCGTTTGCGCGGTGGGGGAAGCCCGAGTTTGGAAAGGGGTATttggaggtgagggggtttgaggggacgaggagggaggtggagaggttgggaCGGTGGGAGGGTGTGGATTGGAGGCGGCCgaaggcgagggtgttgcagtggggtggaaggggggggatggttgggtttggggagttGAGTGGTTTGTGTGcgagtttgggggtggagttGACTGTGTTGGAGGGTTGA
- a CDS encoding hypothetical protein (EggNog:ENOG503PQVS) encodes MGQKQSSVPATFFCPNTGEELENPLGLCTHCQAAHDIIWQSVFICPNTGYRIDTLSRRPDKECPSCFQMHQPYSKRVYICPVTGAQIPHPKETGGKCQKCKRSHEDNSTPMTSKEAVMARGLRD; translated from the exons ATGGGACAAAAGCAATCCAGTGTGCCG GCAACCTTTTTCTGCCCCAACACgggcgaggagcttgagaaCCCTCTCGGCCTCTGCACCCACTGCCAGGCCGCCCACGACATCATCTGGCAGTCTGTCTTCATATGCCCCAATACAGGCTACAGAATAGACACTCTTTCTCGACGACCCGACAAAGAATGCCCCTCTTGCTTTCAGATGCACCAGCCATACAGCAAGCGAGTCTACATCTGTCCAGTCACCGGCGCCCAAATCCCACACCCCAAAGAGACGGGCGGGAAATGCCAAAAGTGCAAACGTAGCCACGAAGACAACTCGACGCCCATGACCAGCAAGGAGGCCGTGATGGCGAGGGGCCTGAGAGATTGA
- a CDS encoding hypothetical protein (EggNog:ENOG503PQHA; COG:S), with amino-acid sequence MLSTAIFRGLLVSALAVAGASAECTRFIEAYEGDTCAILAEIAGITVTQFLRSNPSVTSCSQLVTGGLYCIEGIADSGPTASASRTTSAAPTSSSPVRLTVSQDGTCGSGVTCTGSSFGNCCSQFGFCGSSADYCLSDGCQRGFGSCGAGAISSASSAPITPGPTASVTVTVTSVVAVTRTSIVSQTNTATVTTTVPQTVVATRTITNTVPATAFTTQTVRVTSTTTLTTGATAIVTRTVDLTLTSIVTRTATVPVTATLTTVITNLVEVTVTSTRSSTTTTTTTRTVQTVVPVTQTLTTILTSVSVSTRVLTSTAIVTSGTCGTPTTRAPATTTTPSGSRPTLPGTPSNCKNLAVITQNDTCRSLASRANLTLLQFYDLNPSINCDQLWEGYYVCVGR; translated from the exons ATGCTTTCTACGGCGATCTTCAGGGGCCTCCTGGTCTCTGCTCTGGCTGTTGCGGGGGCTTCGGCAGAATGTACTCGATTCATCGAGGCCTATGAGGGAGACACATGTGCCATCCTGGCTGAGATCGCCGGCATCACCGTGACTCAGTTCCTCCGGTCCAATCCTTCAGTCACGAGCTGTTCGCAGCTGGTTACTGGTGGTTTATATTGCATCGAAGGAATTGCCGACAGTGGCCCTACAGCCTCGGCATCACGGACGACATCTGCTGCCCctacctcttcttctccggtGCGCCTCACCGTCAGCCAGGATGGCACTTGTGGCTCGGGCGTGACCTGCACCGGATCGAGCTTCGGAAACTGCTGCTCGCAATTTGGCTTTTGCGGTAGTTCGGCTGATTACTGCTTGTCAGATGGCTGCCAAAGAGGTTTTGGCTCTTGCGGTGCCGGCGCTATCTCTTCTGCCAGCAGTGCTCCCATCACGCCGGGGCCTACCGCTTCAGTCACTGTCACTGTCACGTCCGTTGTAGCTGTCACCCGCACTTCGATCGTCTCCCAGACCAACACAGCTACTGTTACGACCACTGTACCACAGACGGTCGTTGCTACCAggaccatcaccaacaccgttCCGGCCACGGCCTTTACAACCCAGACAGTTCGCGtcacctccaccactacTCTCACCACTGGTGCCACCGCCATTGTGACCCGAACGGTCGACCTCACCTTGACTAGCATCGTAACACGCACAGCCACAGTCCCAGTCACCGCCACGCTAACAACAGTCATTACCAACCTGGTGGAGGTCACCGTCACGTCGACCAGATCCTCCACGaccacgacaacaaccacgagAACAGTTCAGACTGTCGTACCGGTAACGCAGACACTGACAACTATTCTAACCAGTGTCTCAGTCTCGACCAGGGTGTTGACCAGCACGGCAATCGTCACAAGCGGGACATGCGGAACGCCGACGACAAGGGCGCCGGCTACGACGACAACCCCGAGTGGAAGTCGGCCAACGCTACCCGGAACACCCAGTAACT GCAAGAACTTGGCCGTCATTACCCAGAACGACACTTGCCGCAGCTTGGCCTCGAGGGCGAATTTGACACTGCTTCAGTT CTACGACCTCAACCCATCC ATCAACTGTGACCAATTGTGGGAGGGGTATTATGTGTGCGTGGGGAGATAA